One Thermodesulfovibrio thiophilus DSM 17215 genomic window carries:
- a CDS encoding sigma-54-dependent transcriptional regulator produces the protein MKGKILVVDDELGILETVAGILEDEGYRTLTANDAETALNILEREDIDLIFLDVWLPGMNGIEAIKKIKEKNADIPVIMISGHANIEVAVQAVKFGAFDFLEKPLSMERIILTTERALQFKNLEKENINLRKTITKSYDLIGNSLTMQNIKAQIEMVAKGDSRVLILGESGTGKELVARMIHSLSLRANAPFIEVNCAAIPQELIESELFGHEKGAFTGAIDKKIGKFELANEGTLFLDEIGDMSLLTQAKLLRVIETQKFQRVGGTRDITVNVRIISATNKDLTEEIKKGNFREDLYYRLNVVPIHIPPLRERKDDIPELVNYFIDEFSRGKGWRRKKINDDAMKVLQSYTWPGNVRELRNAVERLMIMTDSEIIGVSDMKNMGIIRESAKEETYFSFSSLRDARDAFERDFIIKKLKENNWNMTKTAEIIGIERSNLYKKIKSLGINLPKEFSEN, from the coding sequence TTGAAAGGTAAGATTTTGGTTGTCGATGATGAATTAGGAATTCTTGAGACTGTAGCTGGAATATTAGAAGATGAAGGATACAGAACGCTTACAGCAAATGATGCAGAGACTGCTTTAAATATTCTTGAAAGAGAAGATATAGACCTTATTTTTCTTGATGTATGGCTACCTGGAATGAATGGAATTGAGGCAATAAAGAAAATAAAAGAGAAAAACGCTGATATTCCTGTAATTATGATTTCAGGACATGCAAATATTGAAGTTGCTGTTCAGGCTGTAAAGTTTGGAGCATTTGATTTTCTTGAAAAGCCTCTTTCAATGGAAAGAATTATTCTTACCACAGAAAGAGCATTGCAATTTAAAAACCTTGAAAAGGAAAATATAAATCTTCGTAAAACTATCACAAAAAGCTATGACCTTATAGGAAATTCTTTAACAATGCAAAATATAAAAGCTCAGATTGAAATGGTTGCAAAGGGAGATTCGAGAGTTCTAATACTTGGAGAAAGCGGAACAGGCAAAGAACTTGTGGCAAGAATGATTCATTCATTAAGCCTGAGAGCAAATGCACCTTTTATTGAAGTAAACTGTGCAGCAATTCCTCAGGAACTGATTGAGTCTGAACTTTTTGGGCATGAAAAAGGAGCTTTTACAGGTGCAATAGATAAAAAAATCGGAAAATTCGAACTTGCCAATGAAGGCACCCTTTTTCTTGATGAAATTGGTGATATGTCTTTACTTACTCAGGCAAAACTTCTGAGAGTAATTGAAACTCAAAAATTTCAGAGGGTTGGTGGAACAAGAGATATAACAGTGAATGTAAGGATTATTTCAGCAACTAACAAAGATCTTACGGAAGAAATAAAAAAAGGAAATTTTAGAGAAGATCTTTATTACAGGCTTAATGTCGTTCCAATTCATATACCTCCCTTACGAGAAAGAAAGGATGATATTCCTGAACTTGTCAATTATTTTATAGATGAATTCAGCAGGGGAAAGGGCTGGAGAAGAAAAAAGATTAACGATGATGCAATGAAAGTACTTCAAAGTTATACCTGGCCAGGAAATGTTAGAGAATTGAGAAATGCAGTGGAACGATTGATGATTATGACAGATTCTGAAATTATTGGAGTTTCAGATATGAAAAATATGGGAATAATACGAGAAAGTGCAAAAGAAGAAACTTATTTTTCTTTCAGCAGTTTAAGAGATGCAAGAGATGCATTCGAACGAGATTTTATTATAAAAAAGCTCAAGGAAAATAACTGGAATATGACAAAAACAGCAGAAATAATAGGGATTGAAAGAAGCAATCTTTATAAAAA
- a CDS encoding sensor histidine kinase has product MKEKAKKYFFPVFLVALLFLVLAFEIYLLRLPPEEIPTRFIIVSLFVINIISLITLVFFVIRSIFKLYLERHRRVPGYRFRMKIVTVFVGLVLIPSALLFVAFSGVLENSIEKIFSKSNRQVLSKAVSTVKAFYDFEKERLLQILEDYSKGKLKNIPRDITIEKIETPSNQMPDVIVSAFQGKKSSQIISSPNGDTIIAALPTRNGVYVAKFVIPLEITTKVEDLKEDYEEYLKVGSLRKAVKTNYLYFLSFLSLIIIFLALWASLKISQEITNPLKELVQATNRVASGDFKVKILSQSTDEIGILVNSFNEMTEKLNQAYIDLSERNILLERMFSNITSGIMFIGYNGNIFKINKAGEEILQVSANKLEGRHYTKILNFVESDELKDFLTKLSQEKIYEISKDLNIKIKGQIKMIKARIVSLREFEKDKASGILVVFDDITEIVKAQQAIAWEEVARRLAHEIKNPLTPIKLATERIIKKWKNKDKDFDIVFEKSTKTIISEVESLKNLINAFQKLGKLPEIKKEPINPVSLIEDVIELYRGYRDVKINLVIDGDIKPVLLDYQEFKRVLINIIDNAIKAMNAKGEITISVKLNSSLFIEVADTGPGVADEIKEKLFLPYFSKTKDGTGLGLTIARKIITEHGGHISVMDNKPCGTIFKIEVPA; this is encoded by the coding sequence ATGAAAGAGAAAGCTAAAAAATATTTTTTCCCGGTTTTCCTTGTAGCATTACTTTTTCTTGTACTTGCCTTTGAAATATATCTTTTAAGGTTACCACCTGAAGAAATTCCAACAAGATTTATAATTGTTTCACTTTTTGTAATCAATATCATTTCACTTATAACTCTTGTTTTTTTTGTTATAAGAAGTATTTTCAAGCTCTATCTTGAAAGACATAGAAGAGTTCCTGGTTACAGATTCAGGATGAAAATTGTAACAGTTTTTGTAGGATTAGTATTAATTCCATCTGCACTTTTATTTGTTGCATTCAGCGGTGTTCTGGAAAACTCTATAGAGAAAATTTTTTCTAAATCAAATAGACAAGTATTATCCAAAGCTGTTTCAACAGTTAAGGCTTTTTATGATTTTGAAAAGGAAAGACTGCTTCAAATTCTCGAGGATTACTCTAAAGGAAAGCTTAAAAATATTCCTCGTGACATCACGATTGAAAAGATAGAAACGCCTTCAAATCAAATGCCTGATGTTATAGTAAGTGCTTTTCAAGGTAAGAAGTCATCACAGATAATTTCTTCTCCAAATGGAGATACAATTATAGCAGCACTGCCTACAAGAAATGGTGTTTATGTGGCGAAATTTGTTATCCCTCTTGAAATAACCACAAAAGTTGAGGATCTTAAAGAAGACTATGAAGAGTATCTTAAAGTAGGTTCTTTAAGAAAAGCTGTTAAGACCAACTATCTTTATTTTCTCAGTTTTCTGAGCCTTATAATAATATTTTTAGCACTCTGGGCATCATTAAAAATATCCCAAGAGATAACTAATCCTTTAAAAGAGCTCGTTCAGGCAACTAATAGAGTTGCAAGTGGTGATTTTAAGGTAAAGATTCTCTCACAAAGCACTGATGAAATCGGAATACTCGTAAATTCATTTAATGAAATGACAGAAAAACTAAATCAGGCTTATATCGATCTTTCAGAGAGAAATATTTTGCTTGAAAGAATGTTTTCCAATATTACTTCTGGCATTATGTTTATTGGATACAATGGAAATATTTTTAAAATAAATAAAGCTGGCGAAGAGATACTTCAAGTTTCAGCTAATAAATTAGAAGGTAGACACTATACGAAAATTTTGAATTTTGTTGAATCTGATGAGTTAAAAGACTTTCTTACGAAGCTTTCGCAGGAAAAAATCTATGAGATTTCAAAAGATTTAAATATTAAAATCAAAGGTCAAATCAAAATGATAAAGGCGAGAATTGTTTCATTACGTGAATTCGAGAAAGATAAAGCTTCAGGCATTCTGGTTGTATTTGATGATATTACTGAGATTGTAAAAGCTCAGCAAGCAATTGCATGGGAAGAAGTGGCACGAAGACTTGCCCATGAAATAAAAAATCCTCTGACTCCAATTAAGCTTGCAACAGAGAGAATCATTAAAAAATGGAAAAACAAAGATAAAGACTTTGATATAGTGTTTGAAAAATCCACTAAAACAATCATCTCAGAAGTTGAATCACTTAAAAATCTTATCAATGCATTTCAGAAACTGGGCAAACTTCCTGAGATAAAAAAAGAACCGATAAATCCTGTTAGTTTAATCGAAGATGTTATTGAGCTTTACAGAGGTTATAGAGATGTGAAAATAAATCTTGTAATTGATGGAGATATAAAACCTGTTTTACTGGATTATCAGGAATTCAAAAGAGTTCTGATAAATATAATTGATAATGCAATAAAGGCAATGAATGCTAAAGGAGAGATAACAATATCTGTTAAACTAAATAGTAGTCTTTTTATAGAAGTTGCTGATACAGGACCGGGAGTTGCTGATGAGATAAAAGAAAAGTTATTTTTACCATACTTTTCAAAAACTAAAGATGGCACAGGTCTGGGGCTTACAATTGCAAGAAAAATTATCACAGAACATGGTGGGCATATATCAGTTATGGATAACAAACCATGTGGAACAATTTTTAAAATAGAGGTGCCTGCTTGA
- a CDS encoding DUF4390 domain-containing protein, with protein MKKFSVSILILLVALILWPSYAYSLESIDMEIQKNSNSLIVKARIIPSQEFVEEFKNGLSKNIFILIELYRKWSIIPDEFISGVQIQRILISDPIKDEFIVQNVEEQKLIEKRFKSWKEALDWALKIEPVKIVDIRNLERGKYYIKITVESNIKKLPAVLEHLLFFIPTYDKKITKKSGNFRLP; from the coding sequence ATGAAAAAGTTTTCAGTTAGTATTTTAATTTTATTAGTAGCCTTAATTTTATGGCCCTCTTATGCCTACAGTCTTGAAAGTATTGATATGGAAATCCAGAAAAATAGTAATTCCCTAATTGTTAAAGCTCGTATTATTCCCTCCCAGGAGTTTGTTGAAGAGTTTAAAAATGGCCTGAGTAAGAATATATTCATATTAATAGAGCTTTATAGAAAATGGTCAATTATTCCTGATGAGTTTATTAGTGGTGTCCAGATACAGCGAATTTTGATTTCTGATCCTATAAAAGATGAATTTATTGTACAAAACGTAGAAGAACAAAAGTTAATTGAAAAAAGATTTAAAAGCTGGAAAGAAGCACTGGATTGGGCTTTAAAAATTGAACCTGTAAAAATTGTTGACATCCGCAACCTTGAAAGAGGTAAATATTACATAAAAATTACTGTTGAATCTAATATAAAAAAACTTCCTGCAGTTCTTGAACATCTTTTATTTTTCATACCAACATATGACAAAAAAATAACAAAAAAGTCAGGGAACTTTAGATTACCATGA
- a CDS encoding alanine-zipper protein translates to MKKILIITGALCIFLSGCATKDYVKEEIDPVNNRLDKIEKQLENMNKEISTLKQDIKTVDSKVDSVNWTAKEALKKSEEAVRESETAAMRAQDAARKAQAAAETSKKAFELQQKK, encoded by the coding sequence ATGAAAAAAATTTTAATCATCACTGGAGCACTTTGTATTTTTCTAAGTGGTTGCGCAACAAAAGACTATGTAAAAGAAGAGATTGATCCAGTCAACAATAGACTTGATAAAATTGAAAAACAGCTTGAAAATATGAATAAAGAAATTTCAACTCTAAAACAAGATATTAAAACAGTTGATTCTAAGGTTGATTCTGTTAACTGGACAGCAAAAGAAGCTTTAAAAAAGTCAGAAGAAGCAGTAAGAGAATCTGAGACTGCTGCAATGAGAGCTCAAGATGCTGCTAGAAAAGCTCAAGCGGCTGCTGAGACTTCTAAGAAAGCCTTTGAGCTTCAGCAGAAAAAGTAG
- a CDS encoding sulfite exporter TauE/SafE family protein, which yields MKNQLINSLWIGLLAGCFGGLVGLGGGVVMIPLMVGVFKITQHRAHGTSLFALVFTGITGAVAYGMKGSVDVIGSLILAVTAIFTARTGARFAHSLPEWKLKRAFGAFLIFASLILIAKPYLAHLYHFEITGILKVIILLAIGVFAGFLAGMMGVGGGSVMVPALVLILNYGQHIAQGTSLLCMVPAGIVGAYTHLRLGNVIKELLPGLIAGIIIGTYVGSNIAHALSDAYLRIIFALIITFTGIKYLKTPKSDK from the coding sequence GTGAAAAATCAGTTAATAAATTCTCTCTGGATAGGACTTTTAGCAGGTTGTTTTGGTGGTCTTGTAGGCCTTGGTGGTGGTGTTGTTATGATTCCGCTCATGGTTGGAGTGTTTAAAATTACTCAACATAGAGCTCATGGCACAAGCCTATTTGCTCTTGTATTCACTGGTATTACAGGAGCAGTTGCGTATGGGATGAAAGGCTCTGTTGATGTTATAGGATCTTTAATTCTCGCTGTAACAGCAATTTTTACTGCAAGGACAGGTGCAAGATTTGCACACAGTTTGCCAGAATGGAAACTTAAAAGGGCTTTTGGAGCATTTCTTATATTTGCATCATTAATACTTATTGCAAAACCATATCTTGCACACTTATATCATTTTGAAATTACAGGAATTCTTAAAGTTATTATTCTGCTTGCTATAGGAGTTTTTGCTGGTTTTCTTGCTGGAATGATGGGAGTTGGAGGAGGAAGTGTTATGGTCCCAGCACTTGTTTTAATATTGAACTACGGACAGCATATTGCACAGGGAACATCTCTTTTATGTATGGTTCCTGCAGGAATTGTTGGTGCTTACACTCATCTCAGACTTGGCAATGTCATTAAGGAACTACTCCCTGGATTAATTGCCGGGATAATCATTGGTACCTATGTTGGTTCTAACATCGCTCATGCACTTTCAGATGCCTATTTAAGAATAATATTTGCTTTAATTATAACCTTTACAGGAATAAAGTATTTGAAAACACCGAAGTCTGATAAATGA
- a CDS encoding N-acetylmuramoyl-L-alanine amidase: MIKKTICLIFFVLSTTVYAQDDVLKVTFRVGKHQNFYRFVFICERPEIIHSINVNLLNNGKIKLTFPESFEIEFEGRLLSMQDRIKDLKTVRQNLNTFIIETSKIQQIKVLKYEDPLRLVIDAYFEEQPAEEKVKMVSILIDPGHGGKDTGIQFKDKNEKDIVLYIAKELASKLTQKGIITVLTRASDEEVSLRERIKIENRLKPLLFLSIHLSSAESFIIYTSPAKKNISKEKLSKILLNENKAIKIFINKLKESFPEPLYQEKLPATVLKESSVPALMIEIPKRALIFDKDYLNKITDVFVQTIEQNLKQKARSDKANNE; this comes from the coding sequence ATGATAAAAAAAACAATATGTCTGATTTTTTTTGTTTTATCCACTACTGTTTATGCTCAAGATGATGTCTTGAAAGTAACTTTCAGAGTAGGAAAACATCAAAATTTTTATAGATTTGTTTTTATATGTGAAAGACCTGAAATTATCCATTCAATTAATGTAAATCTGCTAAACAATGGTAAGATAAAACTTACTTTTCCAGAGTCTTTTGAAATTGAATTTGAAGGAAGACTTCTGTCTATGCAGGATAGAATAAAAGACCTAAAAACTGTTAGGCAGAATCTTAATACTTTTATTATTGAAACATCAAAAATTCAACAGATAAAAGTTTTAAAATATGAAGATCCTTTAAGACTGGTAATAGATGCTTATTTTGAAGAACAACCCGCAGAAGAAAAAGTTAAAATGGTATCCATATTAATTGATCCAGGACATGGTGGAAAAGACACAGGAATACAGTTCAAAGATAAGAATGAAAAGGATATAGTTTTATATATTGCAAAAGAACTAGCGTCAAAGCTAACGCAGAAAGGAATAATAACTGTTCTTACAAGAGCTTCTGATGAAGAAGTATCATTGAGAGAAAGAATAAAAATTGAAAATAGATTAAAACCTTTATTATTTTTAAGTATTCACTTATCAAGTGCAGAATCCTTTATTATTTATACTTCTCCAGCAAAGAAAAATATCTCAAAAGAAAAGTTATCAAAAATTTTACTAAATGAAAATAAGGCAATAAAAATTTTCATCAATAAACTAAAAGAATCTTTTCCCGAACCACTCTATCAAGAAAAACTACCAGCAACTGTCCTTAAAGAATCCTCTGTGCCTGCTTTAATGATAGAAATTCCTAAAAGGGCATTAATTTTTGATAAAGATTATTTAAATAAAATTACAGATGTATTTGTTCAGACAATTGAACAAAATTTAAAACAAAAAGCTAGATCAGACAAGGCTAACAATGAATAA
- a CDS encoding GerMN domain-containing protein, producing MNKKLILTISIILITITISIIVYFSFQKPDKPRFIEPNKAEQTTESFKIYIPSSNSLISKEIYFKEDEAQLKNIEKILEFFLIELPAPFKESKVFGLYRDKENTIYIDFSKKFASPQSMREEYFILKSLYRTLKENFVWINDIKILIDGKEVETLSGHISLQSSFKEIMEEG from the coding sequence ATGAATAAAAAACTTATCCTAACTATTTCTATTATATTAATAACTATTACTATATCGATTATAGTTTACTTTTCATTTCAAAAGCCTGATAAACCACGTTTTATTGAACCAAATAAAGCCGAACAAACTACAGAAAGCTTTAAAATATATATACCTTCTTCAAATTCTTTAATAAGCAAAGAAATTTATTTTAAAGAAGATGAAGCTCAACTAAAAAACATTGAAAAAATTTTAGAATTTTTTTTAATAGAACTACCTGCACCATTTAAAGAATCAAAAGTTTTTGGATTATATAGAGACAAAGAAAATACAATTTATATAGATTTTTCAAAAAAATTTGCATCTCCTCAAAGCATGCGTGAAGAATATTTCATACTCAAATCCCTTTATAGGACATTAAAAGAGAATTTTGTATGGATAAATGATATAAAAATCCTTATCGATGGTAAAGAAGTTGAAACTTTGTCAGGTCATATTTCCCTACAATCATCTTTCAAAGAAATAATGGAGGAGGGTTAA